AAGAATTGCGATATAATAAATGCTCTCTGTCCGAAGAACATGAAGAACTTCTAAATAAATTGACAAAGGAGCAAAGGTCAATTTTTGACAGAATCATAACAACAGTGAAGCACAATAAGGgaggttttttatttttatatgattatggAGGAACCGAAAAGACTTTTATTTGGAGGACTTTAACTTCAGCAATAAAATCTAAAGGAGGCATTGTTTTAACAGTTGCGTCTAGCGGGATTGCATCACTTTTATTATCCGGAGGTCAAACAATTCATTCAAGATTTTCTTTCCCACTCAATACAACTGAAGATTCTACATGTAATATAAGACAGGGTAGTCCTCTTGCAAGTTTGATTGTGAAGACAAAGTTAATTATTTGGGATGAGGCACCAATGatgcatatatattattttgaagttCTTGACAAAACTTTAAGAGATATTCTTAGATTTGAAGATGTATCTAATTTAGATCGGCCATTTGAAGGTAAAACAGTTGTTCTTGGTGGTGACTTTAGACAAATTGTACCGGTCGTTACAAAAGGTAAcaaacaagatattataaatGCCACTCTTAATTCTTCATATTTGTGAGCTTACTGTTATTTACTAAAGCTAACAAAGAATATGAGGTTAGAAGGTAATCATGAATCAGATTTGAATGATCGAACAGAATTTGCAGATTGAATTTTAGCGGTTGGAGATGGTATAATTGGTAATTCAGTTGATGGAATTGGAAAAGTTCCTATACCTAATGATGTTCTTATTGCTGATTGTGAAGATCCTATTTCTGCTATTGTCAACAGTACATATCCAAATTTTTATTCACATTGCAGTGATGTAACATACCTATAGAAAAGAGCAATTCTTTGTCCCACACTTGACATGGTAGAATCAATCAATAAGCATATGGTGTCACTTAATCAAAGTAAAGGAACAACTTTCTTTAGTTCAGATACAATATATATTTCAGAAGACACATTTATAGATTTGAATAAGTACATACTCCTGAATTCCTAAATATTATAAAATGCTCTAGAATATCAAATAATGCCATCACTTTAAAAGTTGGTGTACCCGTAATATTATTGAGAAATATAGATCAATCTTCAGGGCTTTGTTATGGAACAAGATTAACTATCACAAGTATTAGAAATTAGGTTATCGAGGCGAAAGTTTTATCAGGACATATGATTGGACAAAAGGTTTTCATACCAAGAATGTCACTGACTCCGTCTGATTTAAGAATACCCTTTTAAGTTTCAAAGAAGACAGTTTTCAATAGTTGTATCATTTACCATGACTATCAATAAGAGCCAAGGACAATCTTTATCTCATGTTGGGCTATATTTGAAGAAAGCAGTGTTCACACATGGCCAGCTATATGTTGCACTATCACGGGTGGCACTAAGACAAGGATTAAAAATTTTGACATATGATGATGAAGGAGAAGTTTCGAAGAAAGAAACTAATGTAGTGTTCAAAGAAGTTTATCATAATTTGAGTGTGGATTGAAGCTAATGTGGTCCAAAGGACATAACAGggtcaataatatcatcaatttgTTGAGGGTTAGACTTAGCTTTTTttgttatcaaatatataataaaagttcTTTGTTGTTTCAGTAAGTATATAGGAGAAAGTTAGATATTATGTATGACTGTTTATCCTTTTTGATTATTCTCTTTGTACATTTTATTCCAGGATTTTAATAATTATTCTAAAGATATCACACTCAAATATGAAGGTAATTGTAATACAAAACAAAATTCTAATGATGACCTCCACACCAGTTTGCTTTAAGTGAAGCATTTCAAAAGATGCTACTGCAATGTTGAAAATTAAGACCTACCTTGATTTCCTTAAATGATGATGTTCCTTTAAGATATCTGGCTCTACACAAACTAGTGCTACTAAAGAGGACTTAAAGATATCACCTATGATATAGCAACAATAAGTAATGGACATTGTTTAATGATTCCATAAAAAAGAAGTGTATTATCTGCTCACCATAGACATAACATTGTGCAATAAATTAGCATTTAGCATAAACATTCTCAATTTTTTGAGGAGCAATATATTCACCCTTTCCACCTGTCCTCAATAAGCATTTAGAATATTCTACCTAAAAGGCAAGCAATGCACTTAAAGTTAGATGttctaatttaaaaaatggaCATATTAATGTTTCGAACAATGTAACTAATTCATTgtacaattttatatatattgtcacacccctttttcatacTCCAAAAGATTATGGAttaagttttgaaagggttttttgttattaagtgacaaaatgaagaatttttatttcgaaaaaggattatttacattttttatttagagtcgccacttgacataaattaggtgtgccaagtcacctttggaaatcctttttaaaaacagtttgactctaaaactgatccacataaaaaaataatcaatcaaacaaaccaaACATACGAATCCCAAAAAATAGTGTACAGTACAATTATACAGACccgaaacataaaaaaaatgcggaaatgtaaacctactctaTTATAAACTAATCCTAAGCTGATCATAAACCAAACTCCACCCAACATTCCGGGCCTTGATCGTGCGCCGTCTTCACgtacaagatacttcggggcattccccggtaaaTAAATACAATTCCTTCGGGGCATTTCTCGaaaaatgaatacaatttcaatttcCTGAGATAAACTAGAAAGCATTCAACACATTCAACATTCCACGCTTTCAATCcaacaacattcctaaatttgcctTCCCGAACCTAAACTTTTGCCTATTCATTCGACATATCATGATTCTATTGCGTTCCAACAATATCCATGCTCATTCCgaattaaacaaacaaaaataaaccaaaattaatctaaattctccatttttatcaatttcttaattcCGACCTTATTTATTATCAATCTCACAACTAACCCAATTCTCAAGTATTCAATTTCAAGATAAAAATGAAGACAATGATAATCAACATGGCTCAAACAAACTCACAAACACACCATACCACCAACATTTAAACACATTCGAGATAATAATAAGAATAGTAGAGTTGAGGGATGGACCTTAATACCGCTTTTGATGAAtattatttgacgaaataaaGAGAACCCGCCTTCGATAATTTTGACTTAAGCCTTAGCGACGAATCTATCCAGCTCGATATTGAGAAATTGAAACCCAAAACTAAACCCAAAACCAGTAACGAATACCAAAGAACTTGAGATAAAAATTGCAACAGCATAAACCAGTCCCGTTCACGAACTAATCTTGAAATCAAAAAGATAATGAGATGGGGAGATTTAAAACGGAATTGATCGAACGATGAACTGAAAACCAATCAAAACTGAGCTTCAGTGAGTTGCGAAGGGCAAAACTAGCGAAACCAGTCAAAATCTGGCGACTATGGCGCCGAAACAGTAACCCGAAACCCAATTTTGTTTTCTCCTTGTTCTCTCTCGCGCatcactctcttctctctcatttttctcccTCTCCTGGTGTTATTACCGTGTGCGTGCCTCTCGTGAGCGGGaatttgtattgttgttgttatctccGATGAGTGTAGATGGGGTTCTAGGATTTTTGTGTGAAAATCAGTTGGGTGTCTTCCCCTATCCGTGAATGTGTGTGTGCAAGTGTCAATGGTGGGTGTTCATTTttcagtaaaaaaaatgaaattcctGAAGATGAGTGCTCTGTGAGGATTAATGGTATTTTTTTGTGAGGTTCAGTAATGGATGAAAGGCGTGAGGATGAGTGGAAAGCATTGTGAATAATTATGTGAAAAAAGgaatttttggaaattttttgtGTTCTCTAATGGAATCTGTGGTGCATGTGTTTAATTGTTAAAGAGAATGAAGATGATGAGTGTTTTTTTTAGTAGGTTTCTGTGAGTAGGAAAATAGAAGATGAATGAAGAATCCTAGAAGTTCCTTGTGGCCCcttcttttagtttgttattgtgaggataaaaatgtgagtgggtagggaggtggaagcttttgattgggtaggttattaggataagata
The Capsicum annuum cultivar UCD-10X-F1 chromosome 6, UCD10Xv1.1, whole genome shotgun sequence DNA segment above includes these coding regions:
- the LOC124899568 gene encoding ATP-dependent DNA helicase pif1-like yields the protein MPKPTYNAEQLDVTNRLILEELRYNKCSLSEEHEELLNKLTKEQRSIFDRIITTVKHNKGGFLFLYDYGGTEKTFIWRTLTSAIKSKGGIVLTVASSGIASLLLSGGQTIHSRFSFPLNTTEDSTCNIRQGSPLASLIVKTKLIIWDEAPMMHIYYFEVLDKTLRDILRFEDVSNLDRPFEGKTVVLGGDFRQIVPVVTKAVGDGIIGNSVDGIGKVPIPNDVLIADCEDPISAIVNSTYPNFYSHCSDVTYL